One genomic window of Dermacentor silvarum isolate Dsil-2018 unplaced genomic scaffold, BIME_Dsil_1.4 Seq435, whole genome shotgun sequence includes the following:
- the LOC119435083 gene encoding protein NDNF — SSHRRVFFLVEKERNSLLLTASPCSAPIEWHIFRKPLAPSDYSEESNESRDPSALLYRDDGASTEPVVGGSFYGRGRLSFSRRDAPRGVYMLEFDSDSADTRVRVYGTSDADAHYPFPLLPIKPKVEVLQVRNGRVLFTWKPSPSESSAHQDVQYCVAANRKENFHTKCAVDSALRGDVPSPPHPDSGFGFWWEKAARRKLALRSREMQRAVRPQRDVVFECVGRRTWHSFADLEVDQRYYIDVFAINAKTNSSTAYPGTSVVARSVGNQRIQDNQLVRIVLDQRDNFVHVAKYSVNANVPTMWMFVQSCSGPGPIQLSVTLRKAKVLTAEVMDTRTLTLNHPSNGTYVIKISSTVPQLRRVHLLVSKKYHKFPFPTLPDDSGVKVMGSLTTCNSVTLAWKAALDEKVRYCIFKQEVRGSYSGVFARPQDFCDETKLAEKSGKVSCRRYHRFSKHRFQNVIMQKIRKLQPDTTYVFEVLVTKARGRTLAYEKVWATTHRSCSPSYRKGKR, encoded by the exons AGTCACGGGACCCATCGGCACTACTGTACCGAGACGACGGAGCGTCGACAGAGCCAGTTGTCGGCGGTTCGTTCTATGGCCGGGGCCGGCTCAGCTTCTCGAGACGCGATGCACCCAGAGGAGTCTACATGCTGGAGTTCGACTCGGACTCAGCCGACACCAGAGTGCGTGTGTACGGTACCTCGGACGCCGACGCCCACTACCCGTTCCCGCTGCTGCCCATCAAACCTAAGGTGGAAGTGCTCCAG GTACGCAACGGCCGTGTGCTATTCACGTGGAAGCCAAGCCCGTCCGAGAGCTCAGCGCACCAGGACGTACAGTACTGTGTGGCCGCCAACCGCAAGGAGAACTTTCACACCAAgtgcgccgtggacagcgccctGCGAGGCGACGTACCCAGCCCGCCGCACCCTGACTCGGGCTTCGGCTTTTGGTGGGAAAAGGCGGCTCGCCGCAAACTAGCACTCAGGTCGCGCGAGATGCAGCGCGCCGTCCGGCCACAGCGCGACGTCGTCTTTGAGTGTGTCGGCCGCAGGACTTGGCACAGCTTTGCGGACCTCGAAGTCGACCAGAGATACTACATCGATGTGTTCGCGATCAACGCAAAAACTAACTCAAGTACGGCTTACCCGGGCACCAGCGTGGTCGCCAGAAGCGTGGGGAACCAGCGAATCCAGGACAACCAGCTCGTCCGCATTGTGCTCGACCAGAGGGATAACTTTGTACACGTGGCCAAATACTCGGTGAATGCCAACGTGCCAACTATGTGGATGTTCGTGCAGTCTTGCTCGGGCCCTGGTCCGATACAGCTCTCGGTCACATTGCGCAAAGCCAAGGTGCTTACCGCAGAAGTAATGGACACCAGGACGCTGACCCTGAACCACCCATCGAACGGAACGTACGTTATTAAGATATCGTCGACCGTGCCCCAGTTACGCAGAGTTCACCTTCTCGTTAGCAAGAAGTACCACAAGTTCCCGTTCCCCACACTGCCCGATGACAGTGGCGTCAAAGTAATGGGCTCGTTGACCACCTGCAACTCGGTCACTCTGGCATGGAAGGCTGCCCTGGATGAGAAAGTTCGCTACTGCATCTTCAAGCAAGAGGTTCGGGGAAGCTATTCGGGCGTGTTCGCCAGACCGCAGGACTTCTGCGATGAGACCAAGTTGGCGGAGAAGAGCGGCAAGGTTAGCTGTCGCCGCTACCACCGCTTCAGCAAGCACCGCTTCCAGAACGTCATTATGCAGAAGATTAGAAAGCTACAGCCGGACACGACGTACGTTTTTGAAGTTCTGGTCACAAAGGCCAGAGGGCGAACGCTAGCCTACGAGAAAGTTTGGGCCACGACGCACAGAAGCTGTAGTCCGTCCTATAGGAAGGGAAAGCGATGA